In Uranotaenia lowii strain MFRU-FL chromosome 2, ASM2978415v1, whole genome shotgun sequence, one genomic interval encodes:
- the LOC129742171 gene encoding 2-oxo-4-hydroxy-4-carboxy-5-ureidoimidazoline decarboxylase-like, with product MLTKLTLEQLNALSPSKFHDVFKNVVESWPEAAIFCSAVLPFKSIDSLCDTFDRYLDKLQDETKCRIMRQYPDLAGKLLDSHELTSDSSFEHSCAGLDRLSDERKQRLNDLNERYKAKFGFPFVICVREAGKFEIIFKAVTERINHDPDKELLTGIEEVKKICRLRILQLVQK from the exons AT gCTCACTAAACTGACTTTAGAGCAATTGAATGCGCTATCTCCAAGCAAGTTCCACGATGTTTTCAAGAACGTGGTAGAGTCTTGGCCAGAGGCAGCAATTTTTTGCTCGGCTGTGCTGCCATTCAAGAGCATCGATTCGCTGTGTGATACCTTCGATCGCTATCTGGACAAGCTGCAGGATGAAACCAAATGTCGAATCATGCGGCAGTATCCGGATTTGGCTGGTAAACTGCTGGATAGCCACGAACTGACTAGTGATTCAAGCTTCGAGCATTCGTGCGCAGGGTTGGATAGATTGTCAGACGAACGAAAGCAACGGCTAAACGATTTGAATGAAAG GTATAAAGCAAAATTCGGGTTTCCTTTTGTGATATGCGTGCGTGAAGCtggtaaatttgaaattatcttCAAAGCCGTTACGGAAAGGATAAACCACGATCCCGACAAAGAGCTACTGACTGGGATAGAGGAAGTGAAGAAAATCTGCAGATTGCGTATTTTGCAGCTGGTGCAGaaataa